Proteins co-encoded in one Cucurbita pepo subsp. pepo cultivar mu-cu-16 chromosome LG15, ASM280686v2, whole genome shotgun sequence genomic window:
- the LOC111811532 gene encoding uncharacterized protein LOC111811532 isoform X1, protein MQLHYHYPLKNESAIHLEVMVSYFAWYFLSSVSWNLESNGGALKPSFEDSNLHFDLNFIVIMWIFKCSCAEERKVAMRKVPEQAILAEVRRMVEEMQTLNKKLEETESAIEEYFKPIDKEAEALMKLQLEGEERTMKNMVKVMQQQALFEKAEAGTFTNTLQTDKNQHNQ, encoded by the exons ATGCAACTTCATTATCATTACCCACTTAAAAATGAATCAGCCATCCATTTGGAAGTAATGGTTTCCTACTTTGCTTGGTATTTCCTGAGTTCGGTTTCTTGGAATCTTGAGAGCAATGGAGGAGCTCTAAAACCATCATTTGAAGATTCAAACCTTCATTTTGATCTGAATTTCATTGTCATTATGTGGATATTCAAGTGTTCATGT GCGGAGGAAAGAAAAGTTGCCATGAGAAAGGTACCAGAACAGGCTATCTTAGCAGAAGTTCGTCGCATGGTTGAGGAGATGCAAACTCTAAATAAAAAGTTAGAGGAAACA GAGTCTGCCATTGAAGAATACTTCAAGCCAATTGACAAAGAAGCAGAGGCATTAATGAAACTACAACtcgaaggagaagaaagaactaTGAAGAACATGGTTAAAGTGATGCAGCAGCAGGCTTTGTTTGAAAAAGCTGAGGCAGGTACATTTACCAATACCCTTCAAACTGACAAAAATCAACACAATCAATGA
- the LOC111811532 gene encoding uncharacterized protein LOC111811532 isoform X2, which translates to MQLHYHYPLKNESAIHLEVMVSYFAWYFLSSVSWNLESNGGALKPSFEDSNLHFDLNFIVIMWIFKCSCAEERKVAMRKVPEQAILAEVRRMVEEMQTLNKKLEETESAIEEYFKPIDKEAEALMKLQLEGEERTMKNMVKVMQQQALFEKAEAGR; encoded by the exons ATGCAACTTCATTATCATTACCCACTTAAAAATGAATCAGCCATCCATTTGGAAGTAATGGTTTCCTACTTTGCTTGGTATTTCCTGAGTTCGGTTTCTTGGAATCTTGAGAGCAATGGAGGAGCTCTAAAACCATCATTTGAAGATTCAAACCTTCATTTTGATCTGAATTTCATTGTCATTATGTGGATATTCAAGTGTTCATGT GCGGAGGAAAGAAAAGTTGCCATGAGAAAGGTACCAGAACAGGCTATCTTAGCAGAAGTTCGTCGCATGGTTGAGGAGATGCAAACTCTAAATAAAAAGTTAGAGGAAACA GAGTCTGCCATTGAAGAATACTTCAAGCCAATTGACAAAGAAGCAGAGGCATTAATGAAACTACAACtcgaaggagaagaaagaactaTGAAGAACATGGTTAAAGTGATGCAGCAGCAGGCTTTGTTTGAAAAAGCTGAGGCAG